A single window of Flavobacterium sp. 140616W15 DNA harbors:
- a CDS encoding GDSL-type esterase/lipase family protein: MNTKKRYLFFYIFFISMISTFEIIAQQAIVKIACIGDSVTAGYLLANPKTQSYPSQLQVLMGKQYEVKNFGHSGATLLKKGSTPYYKTTACAEAISYRPDIAIIHLGLNDTDPRNWPNYKEDFNADYSWLLDTLKKQNPNVKLYICRMTPIFNEHPRFKSGTRDWFWQIQEHIEEIATANKVNLINLHEKLYNRPELFPDALHPTTEGATILAQTVYENITQDYGGLKLAPIFTDNMVLQRNQPIVIYGNANGGDKIEITLNSHKEVVTTNLYGKWKATFPAMKPGGKHEINISSNGKKLVLKNILIGDVWFCSGQSNMAFPLQKSENGVAEVKNAINNTTLRLFNYKVIQETDDIAWDSTTLAKTNQLKYFSGKWAISDSISAKDFSAIAYYFGQNIIHEENVPIGLIQVAVGGSPIESWIDRYTLEHDDKVVDVLTNWRKSDFIMPWVRSRADVNLKNATNPKQRHPYAPSYNYEAGVTHFTAFPVKGILWYQGESNAHNVELYQHLMPTLVKSWRKAWGTSLPFYYVQLSSIDRPTWPSFREMQNKLQKEIPNSKMAISMDYGDSINVHPIKKKQIAERLALLASQHTYGKPVNANGPSALKATQKATHIVITFSNTKQLATANQKELVGFELVTDKGIRIESKAIIVKDQVQIEIPKNEQIKKILYAYKPYTKANLVNEANLPCSTFQLEIETNVNSVKDEM; the protein is encoded by the coding sequence ATGAATACAAAAAAACGATATCTATTTTTTTACATATTTTTTATTTCGATGATTTCAACCTTTGAAATCATTGCGCAACAAGCAATTGTAAAAATAGCATGTATTGGCGATTCGGTAACCGCAGGATATCTTTTAGCCAATCCCAAAACTCAATCCTATCCTTCACAACTACAAGTTTTGATGGGTAAACAATATGAAGTCAAAAACTTTGGACACAGTGGAGCTACCTTATTAAAGAAAGGAAGTACCCCTTATTATAAAACTACAGCATGTGCTGAAGCAATTTCATATAGACCTGATATTGCTATTATTCATTTAGGCCTAAATGATACCGATCCAAGAAATTGGCCTAATTACAAAGAAGATTTTAACGCCGATTATTCTTGGTTATTGGATACTTTAAAAAAGCAAAATCCAAATGTAAAATTATATATCTGTCGCATGACACCTATATTTAATGAGCATCCCCGATTTAAATCAGGAACTAGAGATTGGTTTTGGCAAATTCAAGAACATATTGAAGAAATTGCTACAGCAAATAAAGTAAACCTGATAAACCTACACGAAAAACTATACAATCGTCCAGAACTTTTTCCAGACGCTTTACATCCGACAACAGAAGGTGCTACAATTCTGGCACAAACTGTTTATGAAAATATAACACAAGATTATGGCGGACTAAAACTCGCTCCCATTTTTACAGATAATATGGTCTTGCAACGCAATCAACCAATTGTTATTTATGGCAATGCCAATGGTGGTGACAAAATAGAGATAACTTTAAACAGTCATAAAGAAGTTGTCACAACCAACCTATACGGAAAATGGAAAGCTACTTTTCCTGCCATGAAACCAGGAGGAAAACATGAGATAAATATCTCTTCAAATGGCAAAAAATTAGTTTTAAAAAACATACTAATTGGTGATGTTTGGTTTTGCTCCGGACAATCAAATATGGCATTCCCATTGCAAAAATCTGAGAATGGAGTTGCCGAAGTTAAAAATGCCATTAATAATACAACTCTTCGTTTATTCAACTACAAAGTGATTCAGGAAACCGATGATATTGCTTGGGATTCTACCACTTTAGCAAAGACCAATCAATTAAAATACTTTTCTGGAAAATGGGCAATTAGTGATTCCATTAGTGCCAAAGATTTTTCGGCAATAGCCTATTATTTTGGACAGAATATCATTCATGAAGAAAACGTACCAATAGGATTAATACAAGTTGCAGTAGGCGGATCTCCTATAGAATCCTGGATAGACCGATATACTTTAGAACATGATGATAAAGTAGTTGATGTATTAACCAACTGGCGCAAATCTGATTTTATTATGCCTTGGGTTAGATCACGTGCTGATGTAAATTTAAAAAATGCCACAAATCCAAAGCAACGTCATCCCTATGCTCCTAGTTATAATTATGAAGCGGGCGTAACACATTTTACAGCATTCCCAGTAAAAGGAATTCTATGGTATCAAGGAGAAAGCAATGCGCACAATGTTGAATTATACCAACACTTAATGCCAACATTAGTAAAAAGTTGGCGCAAAGCATGGGGAACTTCCCTACCCTTTTATTACGTGCAGCTATCCAGTATTGACCGTCCTACTTGGCCTTCATTTAGAGAAATGCAGAATAAATTGCAAAAAGAAATTCCAAATAGCAAAATGGCAATCAGCATGGATTATGGCGATTCCATCAATGTACATCCTATTAAGAAAAAACAGATTGCAGAACGTTTGGCACTTTTAGCATCGCAACATACTTATGGAAAACCTGTTAATGCTAATGGTCCATCTGCTTTAAAAGCAACTCAAAAAGCAACTCACATTGTAATAACTTTTTCAAATACCAAGCAATTAGCTACTGCAAACCAAAAGGAATTAGTTGGCTTTGAATTAGTAACCGACAAAGGAATTCGTATTGAAAGTAAAGCAATAATCGTAAAAGATCAAGTTCAAATTGAGATTCCAAAAAACGAACAAATAAAAAAGATTCTATACGCATACAAACCATACACAAAAGCAAATCTTGTGAATGAAGCCAATTTGCCATGCTCCACTTTTCAACTCGAAATAGAGACTAATGTAAATAGTGTGAAAGATGAAATGTGA
- a CDS encoding AGE family epimerase/isomerase translates to MSYSKTDLLHLKDFYQSQLLNDTIPFWFPHSIDTKYGGYLLMRDQMGELIDDDKSVWFQGRAAWLLATLYNTIEPKQEWLEGAKSGIDFINKYCFDTDGRMFFHVTRDGNPIRKRRYYFSETFAVIAMSAYAKASKDEASAEMARSLFGECIKYSTTPGLLEPKYTSVRPSKGIGSPMIMINTAQQLRENIGDPRCDEWISKWIAEIERDFVKDDIKCVMEQVAPDGSIIDHIDGRTLNPGHAIEGAWFILHEAKYRNNDPHLIALGCKMLDYMWERGWDKEHGGILYFCDVYGKPVQEYWQDMKFWWPHNEVIIATLLAYTMTGDEKYAKWHKMIHDYSYSKFHDKENGEWFGYLHRDGSIAQTAKGNLFKGPFHLPRQEWYCTQILTEYLEKTNLNSLRLIGHIV, encoded by the coding sequence ATGAGCTATTCAAAAACTGATCTGTTACACTTAAAAGATTTTTATCAAAGTCAATTATTAAATGATACGATACCTTTTTGGTTTCCTCATTCGATAGACACCAAATACGGAGGTTATTTATTAATGCGCGACCAAATGGGTGAATTAATTGATGATGATAAATCGGTTTGGTTTCAAGGGCGAGCAGCATGGCTACTTGCCACACTTTATAATACAATCGAACCTAAACAAGAATGGTTAGAAGGAGCAAAATCTGGTATTGATTTCATAAACAAATATTGTTTCGATACCGATGGCAGAATGTTCTTTCATGTAACACGTGATGGAAATCCGATTCGTAAACGCCGTTATTATTTTTCAGAAACATTTGCTGTAATTGCTATGAGCGCTTATGCAAAAGCTAGCAAAGACGAAGCAAGTGCTGAGATGGCACGCTCCTTATTTGGAGAATGTATAAAATATTCGACCACTCCCGGTTTATTAGAGCCAAAATACACATCCGTTCGCCCATCAAAAGGAATTGGTTCACCAATGATTATGATCAATACGGCACAACAACTAAGAGAAAATATTGGCGACCCGCGTTGTGATGAATGGATTAGCAAATGGATTGCCGAGATTGAGCGTGATTTTGTAAAAGACGATATAAAATGCGTTATGGAACAAGTAGCTCCAGATGGTTCTATAATAGACCATATCGACGGACGCACGCTGAATCCAGGACATGCCATTGAAGGAGCTTGGTTTATACTACACGAAGCAAAATACAGAAATAATGATCCGCATTTAATAGCATTAGGATGTAAAATGCTTGATTATATGTGGGAACGTGGTTGGGATAAAGAACATGGAGGAATTTTATATTTCTGTGATGTATATGGTAAACCCGTTCAAGAATATTGGCAAGACATGAAATTCTGGTGGCCACATAATGAAGTTATCATAGCTACCCTTCTAGCTTATACAATGACAGGTGACGAAAAATATGCAAAATGGCATAAAATGATTCATGATTATTCCTATAGTAAATTCCATGATAAAGAAAATGGAGAATGGTTTGGATATTTACACAGAGACGGAAGCATTGCGCAAACTGCTAAAGGAAACCTTTTTAAAGGACCTTTTCATTTACCACGTCAAGAATGGTATTGTACACAAATACTAACTGAATATTTAGAAAAAACTAATCTAAATTCACTTAGATTAATTGGACACATCGTCTAG
- a CDS encoding MFS transporter: MKNSKYYPWVIVALLWIVALLNYMDRQMLATMRPSMEADIPELVSGENFGRLMAIFLWIYALMSPISGIIADKLNRKWLIIGSLFVWSAVTYAMGYATTYNQVYWLRALMGVSEALYIPAGLSLIADYHQQKTRSLAIGIHMTGLYVGSALGGFGATIAAKYSWHSTFHHFGIIGIVYSFILVFLLSEKKVSEVIKTNKKTGEQTLFKGLALLFTNISFWVILFYFAIISLPGWATKNWLPTLFSDNLGISMDQAGPLATITISFSSLLGVIFGGILSDKWVQKNIKGRVYTSAIGLSLTIPALMLIGFGDSLFHVVGAVLCFGIGYGMFDANNMPIICQFVSSKYRATAYGVLNMTGVGCGALVTSLLGKSADTGTLGLGFALMAGVVLVALIVQISFLRPKVNDFVEA, encoded by the coding sequence ATGAAAAACTCTAAATATTATCCTTGGGTAATAGTAGCGTTACTATGGATTGTAGCACTACTAAACTACATGGATAGGCAAATGCTCGCTACCATGAGACCATCGATGGAAGCTGACATTCCTGAACTTGTTTCGGGTGAAAATTTCGGACGTTTAATGGCTATATTCCTTTGGATTTATGCTTTAATGAGTCCAATATCTGGTATCATCGCTGATAAATTAAACCGTAAATGGTTAATTATAGGCAGTTTATTTGTTTGGTCAGCAGTAACCTACGCAATGGGCTATGCAACAACCTACAATCAGGTTTATTGGTTAAGAGCGCTTATGGGAGTTAGTGAAGCTTTATATATACCTGCTGGTTTATCATTAATTGCCGATTATCATCAGCAAAAAACAAGATCCTTAGCTATCGGTATTCACATGACAGGACTTTATGTAGGTTCGGCATTAGGTGGTTTTGGCGCTACTATTGCTGCAAAATACTCTTGGCATTCTACCTTTCATCATTTTGGAATTATAGGAATCGTTTATTCTTTTATTTTGGTTTTTCTGTTAAGTGAGAAAAAAGTTTCGGAAGTAATAAAAACAAATAAAAAAACTGGAGAACAAACGCTATTTAAGGGCTTAGCACTATTGTTTACCAATATTTCCTTTTGGGTAATCTTATTCTATTTTGCCATTATTAGTTTGCCGGGCTGGGCTACCAAAAACTGGTTACCTACCTTATTCTCTGATAACTTAGGAATTTCGATGGATCAAGCTGGGCCATTGGCAACAATTACAATCTCATTCTCCTCATTATTAGGAGTTATTTTTGGAGGAATATTATCAGACAAATGGGTACAAAAAAACATTAAGGGTAGAGTTTATACTAGTGCAATTGGTTTAAGTTTAACCATTCCGGCATTAATGCTAATTGGTTTTGGAGATTCACTCTTTCATGTAGTGGGAGCAGTATTATGTTTTGGAATTGGTTACGGAATGTTTGATGCGAATAATATGCCAATCATTTGCCAATTTGTTTCATCTAAGTATCGAGCAACAGCTTATGGAGTACTAAACATGACAGGAGTTGGATGTGGTGCGCTGGTAACCTCATTATTAGGTAAATCTGCCGATACAGGAACTTTAGGTTTAGGCTTTGCGTTAATGGCAGGAGTTGTTTTGGTAGCACTAATAGTCCAAATAAGTTTTCTTCGCCCCAAAGTCAATGACTTTGTAGAGGCATAG
- a CDS encoding dihydrodipicolinate synthase family protein, whose product MKIEHLQGLISAPFTPFNSDGKLDVSLIPAYYTFLKKNKITGAFINGSTGEGVSITLEEKKAVAQAWADCSNHDADFKVMVFLGGTCLSDCIDLAKHAYEIGLYAVSLTAPFYFKPANVDMLAEACIEVGKSVPNMPFYYYHIPVLTGVNVAMFDLVRALDGKLPNFAGVKYTHEDFMDFQSCMSYENGKFDMLWGRDENMLSALVLGAKGAVGSTFNYAAPLYYDLIDAFNANDLVKARVLQQKSINMIRLLGKYGGISVGKSYMKLVGHNLGEFRLPVKNMSAEQFELFKKDVDSLNFNEFKSK is encoded by the coding sequence ATGAAAATCGAACATTTACAAGGTCTTATTTCAGCACCTTTTACCCCATTTAACAGCGATGGAAAATTAGACGTTAGCCTAATTCCAGCCTATTATACTTTTTTAAAGAAAAACAAAATCACTGGTGCTTTTATCAATGGTTCTACAGGAGAAGGTGTTTCGATTACATTAGAAGAAAAGAAAGCGGTAGCACAAGCTTGGGCAGACTGTTCTAATCATGATGCCGATTTTAAAGTAATGGTATTTCTTGGAGGTACTTGCTTAAGCGATTGTATAGACTTAGCCAAACACGCTTACGAAATAGGTTTATATGCCGTTTCATTAACAGCGCCTTTCTATTTTAAACCTGCCAATGTTGATATGCTGGCTGAAGCTTGTATAGAAGTAGGTAAAAGCGTTCCAAATATGCCTTTTTATTACTACCATATTCCAGTATTAACAGGAGTTAATGTAGCTATGTTTGATTTAGTAAGAGCACTAGATGGCAAGCTCCCAAATTTTGCTGGAGTAAAATATACGCATGAAGATTTTATGGATTTCCAAAGTTGTATGAGTTATGAAAATGGGAAATTCGATATGCTTTGGGGACGTGACGAAAATATGTTATCTGCATTAGTATTAGGTGCCAAAGGTGCTGTAGGAAGTACATTTAACTATGCAGCTCCTTTATACTACGATTTAATTGATGCATTTAATGCCAATGATTTGGTTAAAGCACGTGTTTTACAACAAAAATCAATCAATATGATTCGTTTATTAGGTAAATATGGTGGAATCTCAGTAGGTAAATCATACATGAAATTAGTAGGTCATAATTTAGGAGAATTTAGATTACCCGTTAAAAACATGTCAGCTGAACAATTCGAATTATTTAAAAAAGACGTTGACAGTTTGAACTTCAATGAATTTAAATCAAAATAA
- a CDS encoding galactose oxidase, which yields MSTTVAFSQKTNISHVEWKKAAQLLNPDGSLSLGFAGPINGISNNALIVAGGANFQEKMPWEGGKKHYSKEIHVLQKSGDQYTWDKNVLTTLPEPIAYSGNTVTNLGVVYVGGENENGLSNKAYILNWNANKNEVEIKSLPNYPIVVTNIALTHIDNVVYAIGGDEVKRSSDLVFSIDLNKANPEWKALPKLPMPLANSVAVVQNDKNGKNIYIIGGRTKTPSGISDLHNTTFVFNFKKQIWENRANISDGENTTNFSAGAGVAIGNEYILIVGGDNGKTFHKIETYLSQIAKSDSDEEKTRLIAEKNKLNTTHTGFYNAILLYNTHTDKWSKIGELPFLAQVTTTATIWDDKIVLSNGEIKPGVRTPDVMLGTVK from the coding sequence ATGTCAACAACAGTTGCTTTTTCTCAAAAAACAAATATTAGCCACGTCGAATGGAAAAAAGCTGCGCAGTTGCTGAATCCTGATGGAAGTTTGTCATTAGGTTTTGCAGGGCCTATTAACGGTATTAGCAACAATGCCTTGATTGTTGCTGGCGGAGCAAATTTTCAGGAGAAAATGCCTTGGGAAGGAGGAAAAAAACATTATTCAAAAGAAATTCATGTATTACAGAAATCAGGAGATCAATACACTTGGGACAAAAACGTACTAACTACATTACCAGAACCAATAGCGTATTCAGGAAATACAGTTACAAATTTAGGAGTGGTTTATGTAGGTGGAGAAAATGAAAATGGTCTTTCGAATAAGGCATATATTTTAAATTGGAATGCCAATAAAAATGAAGTCGAAATTAAATCTTTACCAAATTACCCAATAGTAGTTACAAATATTGCCCTTACCCATATCGATAATGTAGTTTATGCAATAGGTGGTGATGAAGTAAAACGATCTTCAGATTTAGTTTTCAGTATCGATTTAAACAAAGCTAACCCTGAATGGAAAGCGTTGCCAAAATTACCAATGCCTCTTGCAAATTCTGTTGCAGTAGTACAGAATGATAAAAACGGAAAGAACATATATATCATAGGCGGAAGAACAAAAACACCATCTGGCATAAGCGATTTACACAATACCACTTTTGTATTTAACTTTAAAAAACAAATCTGGGAAAATCGCGCCAATATATCTGATGGAGAAAACACAACCAACTTTTCGGCTGGTGCTGGAGTAGCTATAGGAAATGAATATATTTTAATCGTTGGAGGAGATAATGGAAAAACTTTCCATAAAATAGAAACCTACTTATCACAAATTGCTAAAAGCGATTCGGATGAAGAAAAAACAAGGCTTATCGCCGAAAAAAATAAATTAAACACAACACATACAGGTTTCTACAATGCCATCTTATTGTACAATACCCATACCGATAAATGGTCAAAAATTGGTGAATTACCGTTTCTTGCACAAGTAACAACAACAGCAACAATCTGGGATGATAAAATTGTTTTATCCAATGGAGAAATAAAGCCTGGGGTACGTACACCAGATGTAATGTTGGGAACAGTGAAATAG